A single genomic interval of Mucilaginibacter robiniae harbors:
- a CDS encoding POT-type proton-dependent oligopeptide transporter yields MQEIIDTPVKSTAKIPRSVPFIIGNEFAERFSFYGMRSIIAVFLVHQFFNHETIEVANAKANAINHAFSTLVYFTPLLGAILADWFFGKYRVILIGSLVYTIGHFILSMFDTSLSGFVTGLIVIAFSAGAIKSCVSANVGDQFDHKNQHLMSSIYGWFYFSINAGSMISLLLIPLIYDKAGAAWAFGVPGILMALATLIFFLGSKSYVKLPPGGIKKDNFVTVNFYTLSAFFAKKDKSKTAWQQAEAKYGIEKVEAIKAVWGVIAVFAFIPIFWGMWDMNGSEWILQAEKLNLGLGIFNMHILPSQIQFVNALFLLLMIPVFNYGIYPLVGKMGIKLTPLKKIGAGLFITGFSFVIIAFLQRSIDAGGHPSVWWQIFAYFMLSAGEVLVSITGLEYAYTQSPPSMKSTMTAIWYLTYSVGTFFTTLINVNISNKGFFAYFTGEKYYWLFVGIMGFFVVLFVLVSPFIKEKVYLVADATLAETDGLNVRGDKTNEIHPDNPIV; encoded by the coding sequence ATGCAAGAAATTATTGATACCCCAGTCAAATCAACAGCCAAGATTCCGAGAAGCGTACCTTTTATTATCGGTAATGAGTTTGCCGAACGATTCAGTTTTTATGGAATGCGCAGTATTATTGCTGTTTTTCTGGTACATCAGTTTTTCAATCATGAAACCATAGAAGTAGCTAATGCTAAAGCCAATGCTATTAACCACGCGTTTTCTACCCTGGTTTATTTTACGCCTTTGCTTGGTGCTATATTAGCCGATTGGTTTTTTGGCAAATACCGCGTTATTTTGATCGGCTCATTAGTTTATACTATTGGTCACTTTATCTTATCCATGTTTGATACCTCGTTGTCGGGTTTCGTTACTGGGCTAATTGTCATTGCTTTTTCGGCAGGTGCTATTAAATCTTGTGTATCTGCCAACGTAGGTGATCAGTTCGATCATAAAAACCAACATTTAATGAGCAGTATTTATGGTTGGTTCTATTTCAGCATCAATGCGGGCTCTATGATTAGTTTGTTATTAATACCATTAATTTATGATAAAGCGGGTGCGGCCTGGGCGTTTGGTGTACCCGGAATATTAATGGCGTTAGCTACACTGATTTTCTTTTTAGGTAGTAAAAGTTATGTAAAACTACCTCCGGGAGGTATCAAAAAAGACAACTTTGTTACTGTAAACTTTTACACTTTAAGTGCATTCTTTGCTAAAAAAGACAAATCAAAAACTGCTTGGCAGCAAGCTGAAGCCAAATATGGTATAGAAAAAGTAGAGGCTATAAAGGCTGTTTGGGGCGTAATTGCTGTATTTGCCTTTATTCCTATCTTTTGGGGTATGTGGGACATGAACGGTTCTGAGTGGATTTTACAGGCCGAAAAGTTAAACCTGGGTTTGGGTATTTTTAACATGCACATCCTGCCTTCTCAAATTCAATTTGTGAATGCCTTGTTTTTATTACTCATGATACCAGTATTCAATTATGGGATTTATCCACTTGTGGGAAAAATGGGCATTAAACTTACACCGCTTAAAAAAATTGGTGCAGGTTTGTTCATCACAGGCTTCAGCTTTGTGATAATTGCTTTCTTACAACGTTCTATTGATGCAGGTGGTCACCCTTCTGTATGGTGGCAAATATTTGCGTACTTCATGCTATCTGCAGGCGAAGTATTAGTATCAATTACCGGCTTAGAGTATGCTTATACCCAGTCGCCTCCATCCATGAAAAGTACTATGACAGCTATCTGGTACCTAACCTATTCAGTAGGTACTTTCTTTACTACTTTAATTAATGTTAACATATCAAACAAAGGCTTCTTTGCTTACTTTACCGGCGAGAAATATTACTGGCTATTTGTTGGTATTATGGGATTCTTTGTGGTACTGTTTGTACTGGTAAGTCCGTTTATAAAGGAAAAGGTATATCTAGTTGCTGATGCTACTTTAGCTGAAACAGATGGCTTGAACGTACGTGGTGATAAAACCAACGAAATACACCCAGATAACCCAATTGTATAA
- a CDS encoding dihydrofolate reductase, with protein MKNLNIIVAIATNNGIGKNNQLLWHLPADLKHFKQITSGHTVIMGRKTYDSIGKQLPNRRNIVITRRPLNIEGCEVVNSVEDALNSCNADENIFVIGGAEIYQQTLPVVNTLYLTLVHQAFEADTYFPEINKDEWLEISHEDYQPDVKNEFSYSFITLRRR; from the coding sequence ATGAAAAACCTGAACATCATTGTTGCTATTGCCACTAACAACGGTATAGGCAAAAACAATCAATTACTCTGGCACCTACCGGCCGATTTAAAGCATTTCAAGCAAATCACTTCAGGTCATACGGTAATTATGGGTCGTAAAACGTATGATTCTATTGGAAAACAATTGCCTAATCGCCGTAATATTGTGATTACTCGTCGGCCTTTAAATATAGAAGGCTGTGAAGTTGTAAACTCTGTTGAAGATGCTTTGAATAGCTGTAATGCTGATGAAAATATATTTGTAATTGGAGGCGCTGAAATTTACCAACAAACCCTTCCGGTGGTAAATACCTTATATTTAACACTTGTACATCAAGCTTTCGAAGCTGATACTTACTTTCCAGAAATCAATAAAGATGAGTGGCTGGAAATAAGCCACGAAGACTATCAACCTGATGTAAAAAACGAATTTTCTTACTCGTTTATCACCTTACGGAGGCGCTAA
- the secDF gene encoding protein translocase subunit SecDF — MQGKGVIKFFAVLLAIVCLYQLSFTWVTRSVEDDARAYAKGNSDKEKAYLDSVSSQPVYPVLKHTYQYCKDRELALGLDLKGGMNVTMQISLSELIRSLSNNNPDVAFNQALHNADVVAKTSPDNYIDILMREYKKLSPNGKLAPIFSTQANQSQLKFDASNNQVENYLRDQANTAVNQSFNILRNRIDKFGVASPNIQLQNGNRILVELPGVSETNRDRVRKLLQGSAKLEFYDTYNNSEVYQLLGNINGILAAKNKSAKKDTATATTATTTAKADTTKGTGSLLSKIQKNAGKDTSSAASLQNKAKLAEQNPLFSVLTPAIYQDQSGQAQLAPGCVVGYALTKDTAKVNSYLHTEEVSAVIPKNMQLLWGSKPDDRTKALQLYAIKLTGAENGPALGGDVITDARSEVSPNTGDYEVTMDMNSDGAKTWRRVTADASGNPGDDNDNRAIAIVLDNNVVSAPRVNGEIAGGHSSISGNFTKTETEDLANVLKAGRLPAPARIVEEAVVGPSLGQEAINNGLMSCGVGLVVVLVFMVAYYNRAGTVADLAVFVNVFFLMGVLTSVHAVLTLPGVAGIVLILGVSVDANVLIYERVREELALGKSQRLAIADGFKHALSSILDSNISTFLTGLILFIFGSGPIQGFATTLMIGIITSLFCSLLITRVIFEWMMDRNMEIKFSNPWSSNLFKHANYAFVKNRFRFYTFSGLFILAGIVSMFTRGFSYGVDFQGGRTYVVRFDQNTSTQTVRDAIDKTLGNGKSEVKSFGGNNQVRVTTNYLIEDNTTAADNKVESTLRTGLSQVSPKYQILSSQKVGPTIANDIKTSAIWTVILAIIVISTYILIRFRRWQFSLGAMVATAHDALLVLSFFSLFNGILPFALDIDQAFIAAILTVIGYSINDTVVVFDRIREFLGHTTNTDKATVVNQAINSTLSRTIITALTVVFVLVVLFIFGGDVIRGFSFALLVGVCFGTYSSICVATPIMLDFDRKSIK, encoded by the coding sequence ATGCAAGGTAAAGGGGTTATTAAATTTTTTGCCGTTCTGTTGGCTATTGTTTGCTTGTATCAGCTCTCATTCACGTGGGTAACACGTAGTGTGGAAGATGACGCCAGAGCCTACGCGAAAGGCAATTCAGACAAAGAAAAAGCTTATCTTGATTCTGTTTCATCACAGCCAGTTTACCCAGTTTTGAAACATACTTATCAGTACTGTAAAGACCGCGAACTGGCTTTAGGGCTAGACTTAAAAGGCGGTATGAACGTAACCATGCAGATTTCGCTAAGCGAACTGATCCGTTCATTATCAAACAACAACCCTGATGTTGCCTTTAATCAAGCATTGCATAATGCTGATGTAGTAGCTAAAACCAGCCCAGACAACTACATTGACATTTTAATGCGCGAGTATAAAAAACTGAGCCCCAATGGTAAATTAGCTCCGATTTTTTCTACCCAAGCTAACCAAAGCCAGCTTAAGTTTGATGCCAGCAACAATCAGGTTGAAAATTATTTAAGAGATCAGGCTAATACTGCGGTAAACCAATCATTCAACATCTTGCGTAATCGTATTGATAAATTTGGTGTAGCATCACCAAACATTCAGTTGCAGAATGGTAACCGTATTTTAGTTGAATTGCCCGGTGTATCAGAAACCAATCGCGACCGTGTCCGCAAGTTGCTTCAGGGTTCAGCCAAGCTGGAATTCTATGATACTTATAATAACAGTGAAGTTTACCAATTATTGGGCAACATCAATGGTATATTAGCAGCTAAAAACAAGTCTGCCAAAAAAGATACTGCAACAGCTACAACTGCTACTACAACAGCGAAAGCTGACACAACTAAAGGTACTGGTAGCTTATTAAGTAAAATTCAGAAGAATGCCGGTAAGGATACCTCTTCTGCTGCTTCATTGCAAAACAAAGCTAAATTAGCTGAGCAAAACCCGTTATTTAGCGTATTAACACCTGCCATTTATCAAGATCAAAGTGGCCAAGCTCAATTAGCACCAGGTTGTGTAGTTGGTTATGCTTTAACAAAAGATACTGCTAAAGTTAATTCTTACTTACACACTGAAGAAGTATCTGCGGTAATTCCAAAAAACATGCAGTTACTTTGGGGTTCTAAACCTGATGATCGCACTAAAGCCTTGCAACTATATGCCATCAAATTAACTGGTGCTGAAAACGGACCTGCCTTAGGTGGTGATGTAATTACTGATGCCCGTAGTGAAGTAAGCCCTAACACTGGGGATTATGAAGTAACTATGGACATGAACTCTGATGGTGCTAAAACCTGGAGACGCGTTACCGCTGATGCATCTGGAAACCCAGGCGATGATAATGACAACCGCGCTATTGCCATTGTGTTAGATAACAACGTAGTATCTGCACCACGTGTTAACGGTGAGATTGCAGGTGGTCACTCTTCAATTTCAGGTAACTTTACCAAAACTGAAACAGAAGACTTAGCCAACGTTTTAAAAGCTGGTCGTTTACCAGCTCCGGCTCGTATAGTTGAAGAAGCCGTAGTAGGCCCATCATTAGGTCAGGAAGCTATCAACAACGGTTTAATGTCTTGTGGTGTAGGTTTGGTTGTAGTATTGGTATTCATGGTGGCCTATTACAACCGTGCAGGTACGGTAGCTGACTTAGCTGTATTTGTAAACGTGTTTTTCTTAATGGGTGTTTTAACCAGCGTACATGCAGTATTAACCTTACCAGGTGTAGCCGGTATCGTACTAATATTGGGTGTATCGGTGGATGCGAACGTATTGATTTATGAGAGAGTACGTGAAGAATTAGCATTAGGCAAATCTCAGCGTTTAGCTATTGCTGATGGTTTTAAACATGCTTTATCTTCTATTCTTGACTCTAACATCAGTACTTTCCTGACTGGCTTAATCCTGTTTATTTTCGGTAGCGGTCCAATCCAAGGTTTTGCTACTACGCTGATGATTGGTATTATAACTTCATTATTCTGTTCATTACTAATTACCCGTGTAATTTTTGAATGGATGATGGACAGAAACATGGAAATCAAATTTTCAAATCCATGGAGTTCAAACCTGTTTAAACATGCTAACTACGCCTTTGTAAAAAATCGTTTCAGATTTTATACTTTCTCAGGCCTATTTATTTTGGCTGGTATTGTTTCCATGTTTACACGTGGCTTTAGCTATGGTGTAGATTTTCAAGGTGGCCGTACTTACGTAGTTCGCTTCGATCAGAACACTTCTACTCAAACAGTACGTGACGCTATTGACAAAACTTTAGGTAACGGTAAATCAGAAGTTAAATCGTTTGGTGGCAATAACCAGGTTCGTGTTACTACTAATTACTTAATTGAAGATAACACCACAGCTGCTGACAACAAAGTAGAATCTACTTTGCGTACTGGTTTAAGTCAGGTATCTCCTAAGTACCAAATCTTAAGTTCGCAAAAAGTTGGTCCTACCATTGCTAACGATATTAAAACTTCAGCAATATGGACAGTAATCTTAGCCATAATTGTGATTTCTACCTACATTCTAATTCGTTTCCGCAGATGGCAGTTCAGCTTAGGAGCCATGGTAGCTACAGCGCATGATGCATTGCTGGTATTATCATTCTTCTCATTGTTTAATGGTATATTACCTTTCGCATTAGATATTGACCAAGCTTTTATTGCCGCTATCCTGACCGTTATTGGTTACTCTATTAACGATACTGTGGTTGTATTTGACCGTATTCGTGAATTCTTAGGTCATACTACCAATACAGATAAAGCTACAGTAGTGAATCAAGCTATTAATAGCACACTTAGCCGTACTATTATCACTGCTTTAACCGTAGTGTTCGTGTTAGTGGTATTATTTATTTTCGGTGGTGATGTAATTCGTGGTTTCTCATTCGCGCTTTTAGTTGGTGTATGTTTCGGAACTTACTCCTCTATTTGCGTTGCAACCCCTATTATGCTGGATTTTGATCGCAAAAGCATAAAATAA
- a CDS encoding MAE_28990/MAE_18760 family HEPN-like nuclease, with protein MKLRLDQQEKKLDELFNMVQAVSDEEIKAYLSKFLCIRTSGLLENALKGLLLEFVHGSSPQQVENYIGKSIRSLTNLKDEKIEYCLKSFSDEWHAKFCAKISEEQRSALNSVVTNRNNIAHGEVDNLTFKMMEGYYFKVKEVIQLLKIIIKK; from the coding sequence ATGAAATTGCGTCTAGATCAGCAGGAGAAAAAATTAGATGAACTATTTAATATGGTACAGGCTGTAAGTGATGAAGAAATTAAAGCGTATTTATCAAAATTCCTTTGCATAAGAACATCTGGATTGTTAGAAAATGCTTTAAAAGGTCTTTTATTAGAATTTGTTCACGGTTCTTCTCCTCAACAAGTGGAGAATTATATTGGTAAATCCATACGTTCTCTTACAAACCTTAAAGATGAGAAGATAGAATATTGTTTGAAATCATTCAGTGATGAATGGCATGCAAAATTCTGCGCTAAAATTTCAGAGGAGCAAAGGTCTGCACTCAATTCTGTAGTTACAAACAGAAATAACATTGCACATGGAGAAGTTGACAATTTAACATTTAAAATGATGGAAGGGTATTATTTTAAAGTGAAAGAAGTTATACAATTATTGAAAATCATAATAAAAAAGTAG
- a CDS encoding HD family phosphohydrolase — translation MAKLSISRQRAILRKYAIGVKFLMILASVFLIVASLPKQSKFRYEFEKGRIWTQKDLIAPYNYAMLKTGTEMEQDEEVAVNSVYPVYQLNNDVQKQQLEGYKNDFDLKWPTSGVNEHVKKQYFAIGENLLNHIYTVGLLTLDAKHQRRNDNYNIAVVSKNVSVEKNTSGLYTKEKALAYCDNVLSHYAGIDKAFMLDILQNRLQNNLNYDDKLTTRLEKEVLSNLSTTRGMVQKGEVVVAKGAVINDEVYQKLQSYKKSFEDSSQVNGNRFLVLAGQFLLVSVVVTLLVVFLYLFRKDIYQDNRLIGLILLVITAMLATLSWAITLQLPNLYYIPYCIVPIIIRILFDTRLALNIHLLVILVAGFFVPNSFEFAYYEITAGMVSIYSIKNLLRRGQFLTSALLITINYFLAFIGISFIREGNFDSIEWIEFFPFVVSVMLTLLAYPLIYAFERAFRITSDLTLIELTNTNAPLLRDLAFKAPGTFQHSLQVANLAENAIYSIGGNALLVRAGALYHDIGKMENPLYFIENQSSGFNPHDKLPYEESAQIIIRHVRQGVEMADKANLPEAVINFIRTHHGNTRVDYFYQSYLKNFPEKLIDENIFRYPGPIPFSKETGVLMLADSVEAASRSLREPNAQSINDLVDRIVNYKLSQNQLKDSDITLKDLETIKDIFKRMLMSIYHVRIDY, via the coding sequence ATGGCAAAACTATCTATTTCACGCCAAAGAGCTATACTACGTAAATATGCTATAGGTGTAAAATTTTTGATGATACTGGCCAGTGTGTTCCTCATTGTGGCATCATTACCTAAGCAATCTAAGTTCAGGTATGAATTTGAAAAAGGCAGAATCTGGACTCAAAAAGATTTAATAGCGCCATATAACTATGCTATGCTGAAAACCGGCACTGAAATGGAGCAGGATGAAGAAGTGGCCGTTAATAGTGTTTATCCTGTTTATCAACTTAACAACGATGTTCAGAAGCAACAGCTAGAAGGATACAAGAATGATTTTGATTTAAAATGGCCTACCTCAGGTGTTAATGAACATGTAAAGAAACAATATTTTGCTATAGGTGAAAACTTATTGAACCATATTTATACCGTTGGTTTGCTTACGTTAGATGCCAAGCACCAGCGCCGTAATGATAATTACAATATTGCGGTGGTTAGTAAAAACGTATCTGTTGAAAAAAACACTTCAGGATTATATACTAAAGAAAAAGCTTTAGCTTATTGTGATAATGTTTTAAGCCATTATGCAGGGATTGATAAAGCTTTTATGCTTGATATACTGCAAAACCGGTTACAGAACAACTTAAATTACGATGATAAATTAACTACCCGGCTGGAAAAAGAAGTGCTGAGTAATCTATCCACAACAAGAGGGATGGTGCAAAAAGGAGAAGTAGTTGTGGCTAAAGGAGCTGTGATAAATGATGAAGTTTATCAAAAGCTACAATCTTATAAAAAATCGTTTGAAGATAGCAGCCAGGTAAATGGCAATCGTTTCTTGGTGTTGGCGGGGCAGTTTTTGCTGGTAAGTGTAGTGGTTACCTTGCTTGTTGTATTTCTTTATTTATTCAGGAAAGATATTTACCAAGATAACCGCTTGATAGGGTTGATACTGCTGGTTATTACAGCCATGCTGGCCACCTTATCATGGGCTATAACTTTGCAGCTGCCTAATTTGTATTACATACCTTATTGTATTGTACCCATTATTATACGCATACTTTTTGATACGCGCCTGGCTTTGAATATCCATTTACTTGTAATTCTAGTAGCTGGCTTTTTTGTACCCAATAGCTTTGAGTTTGCCTATTATGAAATTACAGCCGGTATGGTGTCTATTTACAGCATTAAGAACCTGCTACGCCGCGGACAGTTTTTGACTTCAGCTCTTTTAATAACAATAAATTACTTTTTGGCTTTCATAGGGATTTCTTTCATACGTGAAGGCAACTTCGATAGCATTGAATGGATTGAGTTTTTTCCGTTTGTAGTAAGCGTAATGCTTACTTTATTAGCTTATCCTTTGATTTATGCATTCGAAAGAGCCTTCCGCATTACCTCTGATTTAACACTTATTGAATTAACTAATACCAATGCTCCCTTGTTGCGTGATTTAGCTTTTAAAGCACCTGGTACCTTTCAACATTCATTACAAGTGGCCAACCTGGCTGAAAATGCCATCTATAGCATTGGTGGCAACGCCTTGTTGGTTAGGGCAGGGGCATTATATCATGATATAGGAAAAATGGAAAACCCTTTGTACTTTATTGAAAATCAAAGTTCCGGTTTTAATCCGCATGATAAACTGCCTTACGAGGAAAGTGCCCAGATTATTATTAGACACGTACGGCAGGGTGTTGAAATGGCAGATAAGGCTAATTTGCCTGAAGCAGTTATCAACTTTATACGTACCCATCATGGCAATACCCGAGTAGATTATTTTTACCAATCTTATTTAAAAAACTTTCCAGAAAAATTGATTGATGAGAACATTTTTCGCTATCCTGGGCCTATTCCCTTCTCGAAAGAGACGGGTGTTTTAATGCTTGCCGATTCAGTTGAGGCTGCTTCTCGTTCATTACGCGAGCCGAATGCACAATCTATTAATGATTTGGTAGATCGTATAGTTAACTACAAGCTAAGTCAGAACCAGTTGAAAGACAGTGATATAACTTTGAAAGACTTAGAAACTATAAAAGATATTTTTAAGCGTATGCTAATGAGTATCTATCATGTTCGAATAGATTACTAG
- a CDS encoding site-specific integrase has translation MLEKSLGLMFFLKRPKNYQSGPMYIYLKVTVDGVPKDLSVKRSWEPSRWNSKGNKASGNKEDAKALNEYLYLLQNKAYDARKHLIDRGKVVTASAIVELLSGINERKWMLLSLFEAHNNGLKNMAGKGVAKGTYTNFNTSFKHTAKFIKKEYKVDDINIRSLDLEFVKKLYNWYRTDQNLIHNSALKNIANMKKIVLDCVDNGWLLGDPFAKFEMTRDEVDTVFLTKEDLQAIATKTLNNARLEKVRDLFVFCCFTGLSFIDVKQLKRSEVNIDYNGELRIYKNRQKTGTPAVIPLLPISKKILSKYKNDEDCLLKDILLPVLSNQKYNSYLKELGTIANISIELSSKVARNTFATTVTLANNVPMETISKMMGHKSLRQTQHYAKVLAVKVSEDMQLLQKRFKKTNYLADYNI, from the coding sequence ATGCTAGAAAAAAGTTTAGGGTTGATGTTCTTTTTAAAAAGACCAAAAAATTATCAAAGTGGACCGATGTATATCTATCTCAAGGTTACAGTAGATGGCGTGCCTAAAGATCTTTCGGTTAAACGGTCCTGGGAGCCTTCGAGATGGAACTCTAAGGGAAATAAGGCAAGCGGTAACAAGGAAGACGCAAAAGCGCTTAATGAGTATCTATATTTATTACAGAACAAAGCATATGATGCAAGAAAACACTTGATCGACCGTGGGAAAGTGGTAACAGCGTCGGCTATAGTAGAATTGTTATCAGGTATCAATGAGCGGAAGTGGATGTTACTCTCGTTATTTGAAGCGCATAATAATGGTTTAAAGAATATGGCCGGTAAGGGTGTTGCCAAAGGAACTTATACTAATTTTAATACTTCCTTTAAGCACACCGCTAAGTTTATCAAAAAAGAATATAAAGTGGATGATATCAACATTCGCTCCTTAGATCTTGAATTTGTCAAAAAGTTATATAATTGGTACCGTACAGATCAAAATCTAATCCATAATTCAGCGTTAAAAAATATTGCCAATATGAAGAAGATTGTATTGGATTGTGTAGATAACGGATGGTTACTAGGGGATCCTTTCGCTAAATTTGAGATGACCAGAGATGAAGTAGATACCGTTTTTCTTACCAAAGAAGATTTGCAGGCTATTGCAACGAAAACGTTAAATAACGCTCGCTTAGAAAAAGTTCGAGACCTGTTCGTGTTCTGCTGCTTTACCGGCCTTTCTTTTATTGACGTTAAACAACTCAAAAGGTCGGAAGTTAATATTGATTATAATGGCGAACTACGCATCTATAAAAATCGGCAGAAGACGGGTACCCCAGCTGTAATTCCTTTATTACCTATTTCTAAAAAGATTCTGTCTAAGTATAAAAACGATGAAGATTGCTTATTAAAGGATATTTTGCTTCCTGTACTAAGTAATCAGAAGTACAATTCTTATCTTAAAGAATTGGGAACAATCGCTAACATAAGCATTGAACTGAGTTCCAAAGTAGCGAGGAATACGTTTGCTACCACTGTGACACTGGCTAATAACGTTCCTATGGAAACCATCAGCAAAATGATGGGACACAAATCCCTCCGCCAAACACAGCATTATGCCAAAGTGCTAGCAGTTAAAGTGAGCGAAGATATGCAGTTACTCCAAAAACGGTTTAAGAAAACCAACTATTTAGCTGATTATAACATTTAA
- a CDS encoding DUF262 domain-containing protein, with translation MYQYELFTIIDETEKEHIDFRYEITSYGADYPVDSLVQRISSKVIFVPPFQRKFVWDIFEASKFVESLILGLPVPGIFLSKEKETNRLLIVDGQQRLLTLHSYYTGKFKDQEFRLLGVQKDLEGKRYHDLSLSDKTRLDDSILHSTIIRQDEPDDNESSIYLIFERLNSGGRPLSPQEIRACIYYGKYNELLGKLTKNVHWRMIFGPKHNDRLKEEELVLRFFSLYYDIELYQKPLKDFLNRRMSANRNFELYSQELLEETFNRTITFIDTNLGKSAFKVEKGVHTAIFDSILIGVGKRLERGPILDTLKFKDTYRTLLNDKSYKKLIDTGTSDENSLKKRIELATGKFSKLA, from the coding sequence AATTATTGACGAAACTGAAAAAGAACATATTGACTTTCGGTATGAAATTACCAGTTATGGTGCCGACTATCCAGTGGACTCCCTTGTACAACGAATTAGTTCAAAGGTAATTTTCGTTCCACCCTTTCAGCGTAAATTCGTCTGGGATATTTTTGAAGCTTCAAAATTTGTTGAATCCCTAATTTTAGGCCTCCCGGTGCCAGGTATTTTTCTTTCGAAAGAAAAGGAAACAAACCGGTTGTTAATTGTTGACGGTCAGCAAAGACTTTTAACATTGCACAGTTATTATACTGGCAAATTTAAAGATCAGGAATTTCGGCTTTTAGGAGTACAAAAAGATCTTGAAGGCAAAAGGTATCATGATCTATCTCTTTCCGACAAAACTAGGTTGGACGATTCCATTTTACACTCAACGATAATTCGTCAGGATGAGCCGGACGATAATGAGAGTAGCATTTATTTAATTTTTGAAAGATTAAATAGCGGTGGACGACCTTTAAGTCCACAAGAAATCCGTGCCTGTATTTACTACGGTAAATACAATGAATTATTAGGAAAGCTCACTAAAAACGTTCATTGGAGAATGATCTTTGGGCCTAAACATAATGATAGGTTAAAAGAAGAAGAGCTTGTTTTACGATTTTTTTCTCTTTATTACGATATAGAATTGTACCAAAAACCGCTAAAGGATTTTCTTAACAGAAGAATGTCGGCTAACAGAAATTTTGAATTATATTCACAAGAATTGTTAGAAGAAACGTTCAACCGGACAATCACTTTCATTGATACTAATCTTGGAAAATCCGCATTCAAAGTAGAAAAGGGTGTGCATACAGCAATCTTTGATTCAATACTTATTGGTGTAGGAAAACGCTTGGAACGCGGGCCTATTTTAGATACATTAAAATTTAAAGATACTTATAGAACTTTATTAAATGACAAATCATATAAAAAGTTAATTGATACTGGCACATCTGATGAAAACTCATTGAAAAAGCGCATTGAACTGGCTACGGGCAAATTTTCAAAGCTTGCTTAA
- a CDS encoding polyprenol monophosphomannose synthase, whose protein sequence is MPDSLVIIPTYNEKENIERIIRTVFSLPHDFHVLIIDDGSPDGTAQIVKNLQPEFAERLHIQERKGKQGLGTAYILGFQWAIARKYDYIFEMDADFSHNPNDLLRLRETCVKDADVAIGSRYVKGVNVVNWPMNRVLMSYYASAYVRFITGIKVHDATAGFVCFKRRVLETIRLDKIKFVGYAFQIEMKYTAIKHGFKVVEIPIIFTDRTEGTSKMSTRIFREAFFGVIQMKINSVFRKYPEGE, encoded by the coding sequence GTGCCCGACAGTCTCGTCATCATACCTACTTATAATGAGAAGGAAAACATTGAACGCATTATCCGTACCGTGTTTTCACTACCGCATGATTTTCACGTGCTGATTATCGATGACGGATCGCCAGATGGTACAGCACAAATTGTAAAAAATTTACAACCTGAATTTGCCGAACGTTTACACATACAGGAACGTAAAGGAAAACAAGGATTAGGCACTGCATATATTCTTGGATTTCAATGGGCTATAGCGCGCAAGTATGATTATATCTTTGAAATGGATGCTGACTTTTCGCATAATCCGAATGACTTGCTTCGTTTACGGGAAACCTGCGTGAAAGATGCCGATGTAGCCATTGGATCACGCTATGTAAAAGGGGTAAATGTAGTAAACTGGCCCATGAACCGTGTACTTATGAGCTATTATGCCTCAGCCTACGTACGATTTATTACGGGTATTAAAGTACATGATGCCACTGCTGGCTTTGTATGCTTCAAGCGACGTGTATTGGAAACCATCCGGTTGGATAAGATTAAGTTTGTAGGTTATGCTTTCCAAATTGAGATGAAATATACTGCTATTAAGCACGGCTTTAAAGTGGTAGAAATTCCAATTATATTTACTGATCGTACAGAAGGTACCTCTAAAATGTCAACCCGTATTTTCCGTGAAGCTTTCTTTGGCGTTATTCAAATGAAAATCAACAGCGTTTTTCGTAAATACCCAGAAGGTGAATAA